A window from Mangifera indica cultivar Alphonso chromosome 2, CATAS_Mindica_2.1, whole genome shotgun sequence encodes these proteins:
- the LOC123197946 gene encoding oxysterol-binding protein-related protein 3C gives MGSPEKSQSKGFFAAMSSGLSMFSNAMHRSVNGLLGYEGVEVINPEGGKEDAEEEAQRGRWKQEERDSYWKMMHKYIGSDVTSMVTLPVIIFEPMTMLQKMAELMEYCHLLDQADECEDPYMRLVYAASWAISVYYAYQRTWKPFNPILGETYEMVNHEGITFIAEQVSHHPPMSAGHAENDHFTYDVTSKLKTKFLGNSLDVYPVGRTHVTLKKDGVVLDLVPPPTKVNNLIFGRTWVDSPGEMIMTNLTTGDKVVLYFQPCGWFGAGRYEVDGYVYNAAEEPKILMTGKWNESMSYQPCDLEGEPLPGTEMKEVWHVADVPENDKYQYTYFAHKINSFDTAPKKLLASDSRLRPDRYALEKGDMSKAGAEKSSLEERQRAERRTREANGHQFTPRWFDLTEEVTSTPWGDLEIYQFNGKYSEHRAAVESSGSIDETNVESTEFNPWQYGNLSAE, from the exons ATGGGTAGTCCTGAGAAGAGTCAAAGTAAGGGCTTCTTCGCCGCAATGTCCTCTGGTTTGTCTATGTTCAGTAATGCCATGCATAGATCTGTCAACGG GTTGCTTGGTTATGAAGGAGTAGAAGTCATAAATCCAGAGGGGGGCAAAGAAGATGCTGAGGAGGAAGCTCAGAGAGGAAGATGGAAGCAAGAG GAACGAGATAGCTATTGGAAGATGATGCACAAATACATAGGTTCAGATGTTACATCGATGGTGACACTTCCTGTCATTATATTTGAGCCAATGACAATGCTTCAGAAAATGGCAGAG TTAATGGAGTACTGTCACTTGTTGGATCAAGCTGATGAATGTGAGGATCCCTATATGCGGTTGGTATATGCTG CATCATGGGCTATATCTGTTTACTATGCCTACCAGCGAACCTGGAAGCCTTTTAATCCTATTCTTGGCGAGACTTATGAAATGGTTAATCATGAAGGGATCACATTTATTGCAGAACAG GTGAGTCATCATCCCCCAATGAGTGCTGGGCATGCtgaaaatgaccattttacttATGATGTGACATCAAAGTTAAAAACCAAGTTTTTGGGGAACTCTCTTGATGTTTATCCTGTTGGAAG AACACATGTTACTCTTAAAAAAGATGGCGTGGTCTTAGATTTGGTGCCACCTCCCACTAAGgtcaataatttgatttttggacGAACTTGGGTTGATTCACCAGGGGAGATGATCATGACAAATTTGACAACAGGGGATAAAGTTGTTCTCTATTTTCAACCATGTGGTTGGTTTGG AGCTGGTCGCTATGAAGTGGATGGGTATGTTTATAATGCAGCTGAGGAGCCTAAAATATTGATGACTGGGAAGTGGAATGAGTCTATGAGTTATCAACCATGTGACTTGGAAGGGGAACCTCTTCCAGGCACAGAAATGAAAGAG GTTTGGCATGTTGCGGATGTTCCTGAGAATGACAAATATCAATACACATATTTTGCACATAAAATAAACAGTTTTGACACTGCTCCAAAGAAGTTATTAGCATCAGATTCTCGTCTACGTCCTGATCGATATGCACTTGAGAAGGGTGATATGTCCAAAGCTGGTGCTGAAAAGAGCAG tttggaGGAGAGGCAGAGAGCTGAAAGGAGGACCAGAGAGGCCAATGGGCATCAATTTACACCCAGATGGTTTGACTTGACTGAGGAAGTTACATCTACACCTTGGGGTGACTTGGAAATCTACCAATTCAACGGAAAATATTCTGAACATCGGGCTGCTGTAGAGAGTTCGGGTAGCATAGATGAGACTAATGTTGAATCAACTGAGTTTAACCCATGGCAGTATGGTAATCTGTCTGCAGAATGA
- the LOC123200074 gene encoding elongation factor 1-beta 2-like, giving the protein MAITFSDLHTESGLKSLENYLSGKTYISGDKITKDDIKVYGAVLEKPGSSFPNASKWYECISSQLAPAFPGKAVGVRIGGKGAPVEATPAKAPAGDDDDDLDLFGDETEEDKKAAEEREAAKAKSAKKKESGKSSVLLDVKPWDDETDMKKLEEAVRSVELAGLLWGASKLVPVGYGIKKLQIMITIVDDLVSVDSLIEERLTVEPCNEYVQSCDIVAFNKI; this is encoded by the exons ATGGCCATCACTTTCTCAGATCTCCATACCGAATCAGGCCTCAAGTCTCTCGAAAACTATCTCTCCGGAAAGACTTACATTTCTGG GGATAAGATTACAAAGGATGACATCAAGGTATACGGTGCCGTTTTAGAGAAGCCAGGTAGTTCCTTCCCCAATGCCAGCAAGTGGTACGAATGCATCTCTTCGCAGCTCGCCCCAGc CTTTCCTGGAAAAGCAGTTGGTGTCAGAATCGGTGGCAAAGGTGCTCCAGTTGAAGCTACTCCAGCCAAG GCTCCTGCtggagatgatgatgatgatttggaTCTTTTTGGAGATGAGACAGAGGAGGATAAGAAGGCAGCAGAGGAGAGGGAGGCAGCTAAAGCCAAGTCTgccaagaagaaagaaa GTGGGAAATCTTCTGTTCTGTTGGATGTGAAACCTTGGGATGATGAGACAGACATGAAGAAGCTCGAAGAGGCCGTTAGGAGTGTTGAACTGGCAGGTCTCCTATGGGGAGCAT CAAAACTAGTTCCAGTTGGTTATGGGATTAAGAAGTTGCAGATCATGATTACAATTGTCGATGACCTTGTTTCTGTGGATTCACTCATTGAGGAACGTCTCACAGTTGAGCCGTGCAATGAATATGTCCAGAGTTGTGACATTGTTGCCTTcaacaaaatctaa